The Arachis hypogaea cultivar Tifrunner chromosome 14, arahy.Tifrunner.gnm2.J5K5, whole genome shotgun sequence genome has a segment encoding these proteins:
- the LOC112743037 gene encoding uncharacterized protein has translation MEYENRFRQAQRPKYDCLLFDLDDTLYPLSCGIAKACGQNIKEYMVKKLGIERRKIDELSNLLYKNYGTTMAGLRAIGYDFDYDEYHSYVHGRLPYENLKPDTVLRNLLLSLPYRKLIFTNADKVHAVKALNRLGLEDCFEGIICFETLNPIHKSNVSDDDDDENDIDFIGSSRRNINQTENNNNGGGSSSKIFDIIAHFAQMNPSSNLPKTPIICKPSENAIQLALKIANLDPQRTLFFEDSVRNIQAGKRVGLDTVLVGTSQRAKGADYSLESIHNLREALPELWELADVKSEVAAYVAVETSVTA, from the exons ATGGAGTATGAGAACCGCTTCAGACAGGCCCAGAGACCAAAATATGATTGCCTTTTATTTG ATTTAGATGATACTTTGTATCCACTGAGCTGTGGGATTGCAAAAGCATGTGGCCAAAATATCAAAG AGTATATGGTGAAGAAACTTGGCATAGAGAGAAGAAAGATTGATGAGTTGTCCAACCTTCTCTACAAGAACTACGGAACAACTATGGCTGGTTTAAGG GCAATTGGATATGACTTTGACTACGATGAATATCACag TTATGTTCATGGGAGATTGCCTTATGAGAATCTAAAACCCGACACAGTTCTAAGAAACCTCTTGCTGAGCCTACCCTATAGAAAACTG ATCTTCACAAATGCAGACAAAGTGCATGCAGTTAAGGCACTTAACAGACTTGGATTAGAGGATTGCTTTGAAGGGATAATTTGCTTTGAGACCTTAAATCCAATCCACAAAAGCAATGTTTCTGACGATGATGATGACGAAAACGACATTGACTTCATTGGTAGTTCTAGAAGAAACATCAATCAAACCGAGAATAATAATAATGGGGGTGGTAGTAGCTCCAAAATCTTTGACATCATAGCTCATTTTGCTCAGATGAATCCGAGTTCTAATCTGCCAAAGACACCAATTATTTGCAAGCCCTCAGAAAATGCCATTCAATTGGCACTCAAAATAGCAAACCTAGACCCACAAAGAACT TTGTTCTTTGAGGACAGTGTGAGGAACATACAAGCTGGAAAACGTGTGGGACTTGACACAGTGCTG GTTGGTACGTCTCAAAGAGCGAAAGGTGCAGATTATTCATTAGAAAGCATCCACAATCTTAGGGAAGCATTGCCTGAATTATGGGAATTAGCTGACGTCAAATCAGAAGTTGCTGCTTATGTTGCTGTTGAAACGTCTGTAACTGCTTAA
- the LOC112742716 gene encoding uncharacterized protein: MFTATNIVLNNIIEDGTTYAQRGEAYGVSKILLSFEFVFTLHLMKEIMEITNVLCQALQQQSQDILNAMHIVFTSKLLLQQLRDGGWCNFLANVKDFCEKHEIEVPNMSAQYVFRRGRSRQPSVTVEHHYRIDVFLATIDSQIQELNSRFNEQTIELLTLSCALDPKDNFKSFNIEEISKLAEKFYPLDFPSNELNILKSQLQHYQHDIPNHLKGIGTLSELCNKLQETEKSRTYHIVDRLIRLVLTLPVSTTTTERAFLTMKIVKTRLRSKIADEFLADNLC, translated from the exons ATGTTTACTGCTACCAATATTGTTCTCAATAATATCATTGAAGACGGGACAACTTATGCACAAAGAGGTGAGGCTTATggtgttagtaaaatattattgtcatttgaatttgttttcacTTTGCACTTGATGAAAGAGATTATGGAAATCACTAATGTTCTTTGTCAAGCACTGCAACAACAATCTCAAGATATTCTTAATGCAATGCATATTGTTTTTACATCAAAGTTACTTCTTCAACAATTAAGAGATGGTGGATGGTGCAATTTTCTTGCAAATGTTAAAGATTTTTgtgaaaaacatgaaattgaagTCCCTAATATGAGTGCACAATATGTTTTTAGAAGAGGTCGATCTCGTCAACCAAGTGTGACAGTTGAGCATCATTATCGAATAGATGTATTCTTGGCAACAATTGACTCTCAAATACAAGAGTTGAATAGTAGATTTAATGAGCAAACAATAGAGCTTTTGACTTTGAGTTGTGCTTTGGATCCTAAGGACAATTTCAAATCATTTAATATTGAAGAAATTAGCAAGTTAGCAGAGAAGTTTTATCCCCTTGACTTTCCTTCTAATGagctaaatattttgaaatctcaGTTGCAACATTATCAGCATGATATACCAAATCATTTGAAAGGCATTGGTACACTTTCTGAATTGTGCAACAAGTTGCAAGAAACGGAAAAATCAAGAACTTATCACATAGTTGATAGATTAATACGTCTTGTTTTGACTCTACCAGTGTCTACAACAACAACAGAAAGAGCTTTTTTAACAATGAAAATTGTTAAGACAAGACTCCGAAGTAAGATAGCTGATGAATTTCTTGCAGACAATTTG tgttaA
- the LOC112742717 gene encoding uncharacterized protein → MIWKFPPNKRDEIRQAYIKVGPNQPILDNYPFSSDKSHRRFQASWFKLFPSWLEYSIEDDAIYCFPCFLFAKEPSINTGSNAFIENGFRNWKKVNSEKECALLNHIGKGPNSFHHNVLKSCDDLMKQSQYIDRLFHKQTSEEIEKNRIRLGASIDCIRWLTFQSCAYRGHDKSQSSCNRGNFLEMLKFLGSYNERVKKNVLKNAPKNVEYTSNDVQKEILHILATKVRNSIREEIGDAKFCIIVDEARDESKKEQMAIVLRFVTLDGFVKERFFDVVHVIDTCATTLKKELISVLSHYNLQVENIRGQGYDGASNMRGEWNGL, encoded by the coding sequence ATGATTTGGAAGTTTCCTCCAAATAAAAGAGATGAAATCCGTCAGGCTTATATTAAAGTTGGGCCAAATCAACCAATTCTTGATAATTATCCATTTTCTAGTGATAAAAGTCATCGTCGCTTTCAAGCTTCATGGTTTAAATTGTTCCCATCTTGGTTAGAATATTCTATAGAAGATGATGCTATATATTGTTTTccgtgctttctttttgctaaggaaCCTTCAATCAATACGGGTTCAAATGCTTTTATTGAGAATGGTTtcaggaattggaagaaagtaaataGTGAAAAAGAATGTGCTCTTTTGAATCACATTGGCAAAGGTCCTAACTCATTCCATCATAACGTGCTGAAATCATGTGATGATTTGATGAAACAATCACAATATATTGACAGACTTTTTCATAAGCAAACATCAGAAGAGATTGAAAAGAATCGAATTCGACTAGGAGCATCTATAGATTGCATTAGATGGTTGACATTTCAAAGTTGTGCATACAGAGGACATGATAAAAGCCAAAGTTCATGCAACAGAGGTAACTTTTTAGAAATGTTGAAATTTTTGGGATCTTACAATGAAAGAGTGAAAAAGAATGTTTTGAAAAATGCTCCAAAAAATGTTGAGTATACTTCAAATGATGTCCAAAAAGAAATTCTACATATTCTTGCTACTAAGGTGAGAAATTCAATTAGAGAAGAGATTGGAGATGCcaaattttgtattattgttgATGAAGCTAGAGATGAATCTAAAAAGGAGCAAATGGCCATTGTTTTGAGATTTGTTACTCTAGATGGTTTTGTTAAAGAGAGATTCTTTGATGTTGTGCATGTCATTGATACTTGTGCAACAACTTTAAAGAAAGAATTGATTTCTGTCCTTTCTCATTATAATCTCCAAGTTGAAAATATTAGGGGTCAAGGGTATGATGGTGCTAGCAACATGCGGGGTGAGTGGAATGGTTTGTAA